The following proteins are co-located in the Paenibacillus sp. FSL H8-0079 genome:
- a CDS encoding ABC transporter permease → MNNIMPLIRNETIKMVKKKRLYIIFIVLAILVPMFTYAQMKSAENNRDKFGGDWRLELQQAITDNQNSLGSDRVPEEYKKYRTVYIQQMQYYLENDINPKEPGGVTFTREFMNNAVGLFIPLLIMAIASDLVSGERTTGTIKMLLTRPVRRWKVLLSKLITLIMFVSIIVVSAYIICYVISGAVFGYKGFNMPIFTGFKVVGTDVDMSAVHAVDQWLYMLMQAGLIWFVSVIVAMLAFMVSVLVRSTAASIVIMMAALIAGTILTSMAASWQTAKYLFMVNLELPNYLSGGLPPIEGMNLGFSLIVLSVWGVASLIVSFLVFTKRDILN, encoded by the coding sequence TTGAATAATATCATGCCGCTGATTCGCAATGAAACGATTAAGATGGTGAAGAAAAAACGGCTTTATATTATATTTATTGTACTTGCGATCCTCGTACCGATGTTTACGTATGCCCAGATGAAATCTGCGGAGAATAACCGGGACAAGTTCGGCGGCGATTGGCGGCTTGAACTGCAACAGGCCATCACAGACAATCAAAACTCGCTCGGTAGCGATCGGGTACCTGAAGAATATAAAAAATATAGAACAGTGTATATCCAGCAGATGCAGTACTATCTCGAAAATGACATCAATCCCAAAGAACCGGGTGGTGTTACCTTTACGCGGGAGTTCATGAACAATGCAGTTGGATTGTTTATTCCACTGTTAATCATGGCTATTGCTTCAGATCTTGTTTCGGGTGAACGTACGACAGGTACGATTAAAATGCTTTTAACGCGTCCGGTTAGACGCTGGAAAGTGCTTCTGAGCAAATTAATTACGCTGATTATGTTTGTTTCAATCATAGTGGTATCAGCCTACATTATATGTTATGTCATATCGGGTGCCGTCTTTGGCTACAAAGGCTTCAACATGCCGATCTTCACAGGATTCAAGGTTGTGGGAACGGATGTCGATATGTCGGCAGTACATGCTGTAGACCAGTGGCTGTATATGCTTATGCAGGCAGGACTGATCTGGTTTGTAAGTGTAATTGTGGCTATGCTTGCGTTTATGGTATCTGTGCTTGTGCGCAGTACTGCTGCAAGTATTGTTATCATGATGGCCGCTCTGATTGCAGGAACAATCTTGACCAGCATGGCAGCATCCTGGCAGACAGCGAAGTATCTGTTCATGGTTAACCTCGAACTTCCGAATTATTTGTCGGGTGGATTACCGCCAATCGAGGGTATGAATTTAGGTTTTTCCCTTATTGTGCTTAGTGTTTGGGGCGTTGCTTCACTCATTGTGTCATTCCTTGTCTTTACGAAACGGGATATCTTGAATTAA
- a CDS encoding GDSL-type esterase/lipase family protein → MKKKKSLDSAPWIWRTVSTVSILATLLLLFGFGYAIKDVIFPEGDSALTTGQETTAPPKDLGEPAVVEDGKIRMAVIGDSLARGTGDDEGLGFVRRAGNLLKDKGYDVQVLNNLGVNGLRTDALLTKLDEQGVRYVLQQSNFILLSIGANDLFQGGQVLQGEDPPTAEQLAAALPETSKRLQEILKKVKEINPDAQIAYIGLYNPFGDVKELEEPGNAVVAAWNDAALAILNNEDKMTLVPTFDLFENHLGEYLSSDHFHPNGQGYEQIAVRIAQEFQADTPAEGSGN, encoded by the coding sequence ATGAAAAAGAAAAAAAGCCTTGATTCAGCACCATGGATCTGGAGAACTGTCAGTACAGTATCCATCTTGGCAACCTTGTTGTTGTTATTTGGATTTGGATATGCCATCAAAGACGTGATTTTCCCCGAGGGAGATTCTGCGTTAACTACAGGCCAAGAGACAACTGCACCACCTAAGGATTTGGGAGAACCAGCGGTCGTGGAAGATGGCAAGATACGGATGGCCGTCATCGGCGATTCTCTGGCAAGAGGTACAGGGGATGATGAAGGACTTGGCTTTGTGAGACGTGCAGGGAACCTGCTCAAAGATAAAGGATATGACGTTCAGGTTCTTAATAATCTGGGTGTTAATGGTTTGAGAACTGATGCTTTGTTGACAAAACTGGATGAGCAAGGTGTGCGTTACGTCCTGCAACAGTCCAATTTTATTTTGCTCTCGATCGGCGCGAATGATCTGTTCCAAGGCGGACAGGTTTTGCAGGGGGAAGATCCGCCAACTGCAGAGCAATTGGCAGCGGCTTTGCCTGAAACATCGAAACGCCTTCAGGAGATATTGAAGAAAGTAAAAGAAATCAATCCCGATGCACAGATTGCGTACATAGGGTTGTACAATCCGTTTGGTGATGTGAAGGAACTGGAGGAGCCAGGTAATGCGGTTGTTGCTGCATGGAACGATGCTGCACTGGCTATTTTGAACAATGAGGACAAGATGACACTGGTCCCTACATTCGATTTATTTGAAAACCATCTGGGGGAGTATCTCTCGTCAGATCATTTCCATCCCAACGGACAAGGTTATGAGCAAATTGCAGTTCGGATTGCACAGGAATTCCAGGCGGATACACCGGCAGAAGGGAGCGGAAATTAA
- a CDS encoding CAP domain-containing protein yields MKKKWMKTVVTSSLTAVLAVGVMLPASASAADSTYKTTATYKITSTDSLKAYIEQWLKQNGYTVSEGQIVEKPATQPDQTTKPAEPTTKPTQPTTKPAEPTTKPEQPTKPAQPTQEEKPATTPAKDPSNTGSTGNNTSNNGSESTQSDFATQVVKLVNAERAKAGLSALSSDALLDKVAVAKVKDMSNNNYFDHQSPTYGSPFDMMKQFGVTYSYAGENIAKGQKTPQEVVTAWMNSEGHRANILSKNFTHIGVGFYNGYWAQEFIGK; encoded by the coding sequence TTGAAAAAGAAATGGATGAAAACCGTCGTGACGAGCAGTCTGACAGCCGTATTGGCCGTAGGGGTTATGCTCCCTGCCTCCGCGTCTGCTGCAGATTCAACATATAAAACTACCGCAACGTACAAGATTACAAGTACAGACAGCCTGAAAGCATACATTGAGCAATGGCTCAAACAAAACGGATACACAGTATCCGAAGGGCAAATTGTAGAGAAGCCAGCTACACAGCCTGATCAAACCACTAAACCTGCTGAACCGACAACAAAACCAACTCAGCCAACAACCAAACCAGCTGAGCCAACAACTAAGCCGGAGCAACCGACAAAACCTGCTCAACCAACTCAAGAAGAAAAACCGGCAACTACACCGGCTAAAGATCCTTCGAACACGGGTAGCACAGGTAACAATACAAGTAATAATGGTAGCGAAAGCACACAATCAGACTTTGCTACTCAAGTTGTAAAACTTGTGAACGCTGAGCGTGCCAAAGCAGGTCTGAGCGCTTTGTCTTCTGATGCCCTTCTGGACAAAGTAGCTGTAGCCAAAGTAAAAGATATGAGCAACAATAACTATTTTGATCACCAGTCACCAACGTATGGTTCTCCGTTTGATATGATGAAGCAATTCGGAGTAACGTATAGCTATGCAGGCGAGAACATTGCCAAAGGACAAAAAACACCTCAGGAAGTTGTAACAGCCTGGATGAATAGTGAAGGGCACCGTGCCAATATCTTGAGCAAAAACTTTACGCATATCGGTGTAGGTTTCTACAACGGGTATTGGGCTCAAGAGTTTATCGGTAAATAA
- a CDS encoding ABC transporter ATP-binding protein has protein sequence MAEQQYDSVLSVQNLKKRIGRKWIIKDVTFDVKPGEIFGFLGPNGAGKTTTIRMLVDLIKPTEGKIKVCGYDVNRDPERALKYVGSIVENPEVYTYLTGWENLEHFARMQPGVDNERIQEVVDIVRLDQRIHDKVRTYSLGMRQRLGIAQALLGRPRLLILDEPTNGLDPKGIKELRVFIKQLASEGMAVFVSSHLLSEIQLLCDRVAIISAGRVLAVGGVSELIEDHSKLAIWHVSPLEQGKKMLQDAGIALVGRPADVMDDTIVAGLGPNAVVAEMHEDRIPDMVQQMVQAGVQVEGVQRIQPTLEQLFLKMTEGESIE, from the coding sequence ATGGCAGAGCAGCAGTATGATTCCGTCCTGTCCGTACAAAATCTGAAGAAGCGGATCGGACGCAAATGGATCATTAAGGACGTTACATTTGACGTAAAACCTGGTGAAATCTTCGGATTTCTCGGTCCCAACGGTGCCGGAAAAACAACGACCATACGGATGCTGGTCGATCTGATCAAACCGACAGAAGGAAAAATCAAAGTCTGTGGTTATGATGTGAATCGGGACCCTGAACGTGCTTTGAAGTATGTAGGCTCCATTGTTGAGAATCCGGAGGTATATACATATCTGACCGGGTGGGAGAACCTGGAGCATTTTGCACGCATGCAACCAGGTGTGGACAACGAGCGGATTCAGGAAGTCGTGGATATTGTACGATTGGATCAGCGCATTCATGATAAAGTCAGAACATACTCACTGGGGATGCGTCAACGGCTAGGTATTGCGCAAGCGTTGCTTGGGCGTCCACGTCTGCTTATTCTCGATGAACCGACGAACGGCCTTGATCCGAAAGGCATTAAGGAACTACGGGTCTTTATTAAACAACTTGCCAGTGAAGGTATGGCTGTATTTGTCAGCAGTCACCTGTTAAGTGAGATCCAGCTTCTCTGTGACAGAGTAGCCATTATCAGTGCTGGACGTGTGCTTGCCGTTGGAGGTGTTAGTGAGCTGATTGAAGATCATTCCAAGTTGGCTATCTGGCACGTTTCACCACTGGAGCAAGGCAAAAAGATGTTGCAGGATGCAGGCATTGCTCTGGTAGGTCGACCAGCGGATGTGATGGATGATACCATTGTTGCGGGCCTTGGTCCCAACGCTGTGGTTGCCGAGATGCATGAAGATCGAATTCCTGATATGGTGCAACAGATGGTTCAAGCTGGTGTACAGGTTGAAGGGGTACAGCGAATTCAGCCTACGCTCGAACAACTATTCTTAAAAATGACAGAAGGTGAATCCATTGAATAA
- the purT gene encoding formate-dependent phosphoribosylglycinamide formyltransferase encodes MWGAPFTAQAKKMLLLGSGELGKEVVIEAQRLGVETIAVDRYENAPAMQVAHRSYCIDMLDAEALKQLIRKEKPHYIVPEIEAIATEALLELEEEGFCVVPTARAARLTMDREGIRRLAAEQLKLPTADYLFADNLEQLQESVRELGTPCVIKPLMSSSGKGQSVCRTPGDVEDCWNIALSGARGKSVRVIVESFVQFDSEITLLTVRSVSGTVFCPPIGHIQKDGDYVESWQPHAMTPEQWEQACHIAKSVTDELGGYGLFGVELFLTLDGVVFSEVSPRPHDTGMVTMVTQDSSEFALHVRAILGFPVTGVHLLTPGASATLKANDETSDFTVGGIEEALALPRTQIRVFGKPETKVGRRMAVALSAGQDVEEARKTAVQAANMLKVEVNHVQ; translated from the coding sequence ATGTGGGGTGCTCCTTTTACGGCTCAAGCCAAAAAAATGCTGCTACTAGGCAGTGGAGAATTGGGAAAAGAGGTCGTTATTGAGGCCCAACGACTGGGAGTAGAGACGATCGCTGTTGATCGTTATGAGAACGCACCTGCGATGCAGGTCGCGCACCGGTCTTACTGCATCGACATGCTGGATGCCGAAGCTTTGAAACAATTGATCCGTAAAGAAAAACCTCATTACATCGTACCTGAGATTGAAGCTATTGCAACAGAAGCTTTACTGGAGCTTGAGGAAGAGGGATTTTGTGTAGTACCTACTGCCCGAGCTGCACGTTTAACGATGGATCGCGAAGGCATCCGTCGGCTTGCAGCCGAACAATTGAAACTTCCGACAGCTGACTACCTTTTTGCGGACAACCTGGAACAACTTCAGGAATCCGTACGTGAGCTTGGCACACCTTGTGTCATTAAACCATTGATGAGTTCTTCCGGCAAAGGGCAGAGTGTATGCCGTACACCGGGCGACGTTGAGGATTGCTGGAACATTGCTCTTTCGGGAGCTCGTGGCAAATCCGTCCGTGTTATCGTGGAGAGCTTTGTGCAATTTGACAGTGAGATTACATTACTTACTGTTAGGTCTGTATCAGGCACCGTATTCTGTCCTCCGATCGGCCATATTCAGAAGGATGGGGATTATGTCGAATCCTGGCAACCTCATGCAATGACTCCTGAACAATGGGAGCAGGCTTGTCATATTGCCAAATCCGTTACGGATGAACTTGGCGGTTATGGACTGTTTGGAGTGGAATTATTCCTGACTCTGGATGGTGTTGTGTTTAGCGAGGTATCTCCTCGTCCACATGACACAGGCATGGTTACAATGGTGACGCAAGACAGTTCCGAGTTTGCGCTGCATGTACGTGCAATTCTTGGTTTTCCGGTCACAGGTGTACATCTGTTGACACCGGGAGCTTCAGCAACGCTGAAGGCTAATGATGAAACATCTGACTTTACTGTAGGCGGGATTGAAGAAGCACTGGCTCTTCCTCGTACTCAGATTCGTGTATTTGGCAAACCTGAGACCAAAGTAGGACGCCGAATGGCTGTAGCCCTAAGTGCTGGCCAAGATGTGGAAGAAGCTCGTAAAACAGCGGTGCAAGCCGCTAATATGCTGAAAGTGGAGGTAAATCATGTCCAATAA
- a CDS encoding GNAT family N-acetyltransferase has translation MSNNVEAPVLMIRECELRDAEAVTGLMREVSYPTTANVMKERIECLETNPNACMLVAEVDEQIIGVIGLQCVQNHAYPEPAAQITSLIVGQEHRGGGIGRRLMARAEDWGRQQGGKQLFVTGANREVTSTTYSFYEHIGFQKRGYRFSKVLL, from the coding sequence ATGTCCAATAATGTTGAGGCCCCTGTACTGATGATCCGAGAGTGTGAGCTGCGAGATGCTGAAGCGGTAACGGGACTGATGCGAGAGGTCAGCTATCCGACAACAGCCAATGTCATGAAAGAACGCATTGAATGTTTGGAAACCAATCCAAATGCGTGCATGCTTGTTGCCGAAGTGGATGAACAAATTATTGGTGTGATTGGCTTGCAATGTGTGCAAAATCATGCCTATCCAGAACCTGCCGCACAAATCACTTCTCTAATCGTAGGTCAGGAACATCGTGGTGGTGGAATTGGCCGTCGTCTGATGGCTCGTGCTGAAGATTGGGGCAGACAGCAAGGTGGTAAACAACTGTTTGTCACGGGTGCGAACCGTGAAGTGACTTCAACAACGTACTCTTTTTATGAGCACATTGGTTTTCAGAAGAGAGGTTATCGGTTCAGTAAAGTTCTTCTGTAG